In the Deinococcus malanensis genome, one interval contains:
- the pilM gene encoding type IV pilus assembly protein PilM encodes MSSLFQRLLNPRPNALGVEIGTSSIKVVALRPGSPPSLQHALMVPTPIGSMRDGLVVEPQAVATELKNLLAEHRITTRHAVTAVPNQSAVTRNIMVPKMDRKDLQEAIRWEAERYIPYPIDEVSLDFDLLDDPATVPDDGQMEVVIAAAPSEAIARQVEVLRLAGLEPTVVDLKSFATLRALRGNLLGEHLTKSTLTGTNYTESGEVALVLEIGASSSVINLVRGERVLMARNINVSADDFTAALQKAFDLDFTAAEEVKLGYATATTPTEDEEDLLNFDQSREQYSPARVFEVVRPVLGDLITEMRRSLEFYRVQSGDVVIDRTFLAGGGAKMRGLAAAISDALGFRVEVASPWLIVQTDQANVDTGYLQANAPEFTVPLGLALRGVTGRG; translated from the coding sequence ATGTCGAGTCTGTTTCAACGTCTACTCAACCCACGCCCCAACGCTCTCGGTGTGGAAATCGGAACCAGTTCCATCAAAGTGGTGGCGCTGCGTCCTGGTTCACCACCTTCCCTCCAGCACGCCCTGATGGTTCCCACTCCCATTGGCAGCATGCGCGACGGCCTCGTGGTGGAACCGCAGGCGGTGGCCACCGAACTCAAGAACCTGCTCGCCGAGCACCGCATCACCACCCGGCACGCGGTCACGGCTGTTCCCAACCAGTCGGCCGTGACCCGCAACATCATGGTGCCCAAGATGGACCGCAAGGACCTGCAGGAGGCCATCCGCTGGGAGGCCGAGCGCTACATCCCCTATCCCATCGACGAGGTCAGCCTGGACTTTGACCTGCTCGACGACCCCGCCACAGTCCCCGATGACGGCCAGATGGAAGTGGTGATTGCCGCAGCCCCCAGTGAAGCCATCGCACGGCAGGTCGAGGTGCTGCGTCTGGCGGGTCTGGAGCCCACGGTCGTGGACCTCAAGAGCTTCGCCACGCTTCGTGCACTGCGCGGCAACCTGCTGGGCGAGCACCTGACCAAAAGCACCCTGACCGGCACCAACTACACCGAATCCGGAGAGGTCGCCCTGGTGCTGGAGATCGGCGCGAGCAGCAGCGTGATCAACCTGGTGCGCGGCGAGCGGGTGCTGATGGCCCGCAACATCAATGTTTCGGCCGACGACTTCACGGCCGCGCTGCAAAAAGCTTTCGACCTGGACTTCACGGCAGCCGAGGAAGTCAAGCTGGGGTACGCGACGGCGACCACCCCCACCGAGGACGAGGAAGACCTGCTGAACTTCGACCAGTCGCGCGAACAGTACAGCCCCGCGCGGGTCTTTGAAGTCGTGCGCCCGGTGCTGGGCGACCTGATCACCGAAATGCGCCGCAGCCTGGAATTCTACCGGGTGCAAAGCGGTGACGTGGTGATCGACCGGACCTTCCTGGCAGGCGGCGGTGCCAAGATGCGCGGGCTGGCCGCCGCGATCAGCGACGCCCTGGGGTTCCGGGTGGAGGTCGCCAGTCCCTGGCTGATCGTGCAGACCGATCAGGCCAACGTGGACACCGGGTACCTGCAGGCCAACGCCCCTGAGTTCACGGTGCCGCTGGGCCTGGCGCTGCGGGGGGTGACTGGCCGTGGTTGA
- the murF gene encoding UDP-N-acetylmuramoyl-tripeptide--D-alanyl-D-alanine ligase has protein sequence MLDPHATLPFAAVPHPEARPARRLTWDSREASPDVAFVALPGERMHGNAFVEAALAAGAPFVLTDLDVPRALRVPSQEGAGARDALFAWARLERARNPLVVGITGSAGKTTAKSYAAAALEAHYMPVYNTMPAIACFLIEYGASDQPLVVEMGIDRVGEMAELVELVQPDVGVVTSIGPAHLEQLGSIEGIAREKGVILQGVRGLVGAQAAAYYPPDQYPGVESYGFGNVDHAGQNLQVTPEGARFTFGGVDIALPLAAPVQAEAAVLGLVLAQLNGMPLDNAAERLAQVSLPGGRYRVHPGRYTVIDDAYNASPLAVQAALDALHALPGRRISVLGRMLELGPTEQELHAQVGAYARKRADLTYGVGPYAAELGERAFATVPDLLSALTTEVRDGDVVLIKASRGISWTPERRAQEGVGLDVVVNTLLHFRDNG, from the coding sequence ATGCTCGACCCGCACGCGACGCTTCCCTTTGCTGCTGTCCCCCACCCGGAGGCCCGACCGGCCCGGCGCCTCACCTGGGATTCGCGGGAAGCTTCTCCCGACGTGGCATTCGTTGCCCTACCCGGCGAGCGGATGCATGGCAACGCCTTTGTGGAAGCGGCCCTGGCGGCCGGGGCCCCGTTCGTGCTGACCGATCTGGACGTGCCACGTGCCCTGCGGGTTCCCAGCCAGGAAGGAGCAGGGGCCAGAGACGCGCTGTTTGCTTGGGCCCGCCTGGAACGGGCCCGGAATCCTCTGGTGGTGGGCATCACGGGCAGCGCGGGCAAGACCACCGCCAAAAGCTACGCGGCGGCTGCGCTGGAGGCCCACTACATGCCGGTGTACAACACCATGCCGGCCATTGCCTGCTTCCTGATCGAGTACGGCGCTTCGGATCAGCCTCTGGTGGTGGAAATGGGCATCGACCGCGTCGGGGAAATGGCCGAACTGGTCGAGCTGGTGCAGCCGGATGTGGGCGTGGTCACGTCTATCGGTCCGGCACACCTGGAGCAGCTGGGAAGCATTGAAGGCATCGCACGGGAAAAGGGCGTGATTCTGCAGGGTGTCCGCGGACTGGTCGGTGCACAGGCAGCGGCCTACTACCCGCCAGACCAGTATCCGGGCGTGGAGAGCTACGGTTTTGGCAACGTCGATCATGCCGGCCAGAATCTGCAGGTCACGCCGGAAGGCGCACGCTTTACCTTTGGCGGCGTGGACATCGCGCTGCCGCTGGCTGCGCCGGTTCAGGCAGAAGCAGCGGTGCTGGGGCTGGTTCTGGCGCAGTTGAACGGGATGCCGCTGGACAACGCGGCGGAGAGGCTGGCCCAGGTCAGCCTTCCGGGTGGACGCTACCGGGTGCATCCGGGACGCTACACGGTGATCGACGACGCGTACAACGCCTCTCCCCTGGCGGTTCAGGCTGCCCTGGACGCGCTTCATGCCCTGCCAGGACGGCGAATCAGCGTGCTGGGCCGCATGCTGGAACTGGGACCGACCGAACAGGAGCTGCATGCACAGGTCGGCGCGTACGCCCGTAAGCGGGCCGACCTGACCTACGGTGTGGGCCCTTACGCCGCCGAGCTGGGCGAGCGCGCCTTCGCCACGGTGCCGGACCTGCTCAGCGCCCTGACGACCGAGGTCCGCGACGGCGATGTGGTGCTGATCAAGGCCAGCCGTGGCATCAGCTGGACACCGGAGCGCCGCGCGCAGGAAGGCGTGGGCCTGGACGTGGTGGTCAACACGCTGTTGCACTTTCGCGACAACGGTTGA
- a CDS encoding DAK2 domain-containing protein yields MLRYATDWLAVYREQVNALNVYPVPDGDTGTNMHLTMQSVRRELDTCDENSMPGVARAISYGALLGARGNSGVILSQLLKGFAEAIRDAREIDGALLSRAFQAAQKTGYGAVMKPVEGTILTVARGVAEGAQQGGTPAEVLEHALIRGQDLLDQTPEMLPALKQAGVIDSGGQGYLYIVQGMLAQLRGDALPPAPEITSYAQQQFENEEFGFCTEFLMSDATKPIEEIRELVSPFGDSLLVVGAEGYVKGHIHTNEPDQLLATVGRHGRMLKTKVEDMSEQHTEILGMAGAAARAEEEIAPSGLVAVASGYGLVKLFRSLGARIVSGGQTANPSVQDIVDAVKSVSAEKVVILPNNKNVLMAAEKAMELMDGRAVVIPTRTLGQGIGAALAFSPETPAEDLREVMEGASQAVTTFEVTRASRTTSITTKTGATLAIAEGDVIGLQDDELVQAGGSPEDSVLAMLNQGYNGQEIVTIFGGPQKTQEDLEALTARIQEAFPMVEVEAHAGGPDLYDYLVTLE; encoded by the coding sequence ATGCTGCGCTACGCCACCGACTGGCTGGCGGTCTACCGCGAACAGGTCAACGCCCTGAACGTCTACCCGGTGCCCGACGGGGACACCGGCACCAACATGCACCTGACCATGCAGTCGGTGCGCCGCGAGCTCGACACCTGCGACGAGAACAGCATGCCGGGCGTGGCCCGAGCCATCAGCTACGGCGCGCTGCTGGGCGCACGCGGCAACAGCGGCGTCATTCTGTCGCAGCTGCTCAAAGGCTTTGCTGAGGCCATCCGCGACGCCCGGGAGATCGACGGGGCCCTGCTGAGTCGGGCGTTTCAGGCTGCGCAGAAAACCGGCTACGGCGCCGTGATGAAGCCGGTGGAAGGCACCATTCTGACTGTGGCCCGTGGCGTGGCCGAGGGGGCCCAGCAGGGGGGCACACCCGCAGAGGTCCTTGAACATGCCTTGATCCGTGGCCAGGACCTGCTGGACCAGACGCCCGAGATGTTGCCGGCCCTCAAGCAGGCCGGGGTAATCGACAGCGGCGGCCAGGGCTACCTGTACATCGTCCAGGGCATGCTCGCGCAGCTGCGTGGCGATGCACTCCCGCCGGCCCCGGAAATCACCAGCTACGCCCAGCAGCAGTTCGAGAACGAGGAGTTCGGCTTCTGCACCGAGTTCCTGATGAGTGACGCCACCAAGCCGATCGAGGAGATCCGCGAGTTGGTCAGTCCGTTCGGAGACAGCCTGCTGGTGGTCGGCGCCGAGGGGTATGTCAAGGGCCACATCCACACCAACGAGCCTGATCAGCTGCTGGCCACCGTGGGCCGTCATGGCCGCATGCTGAAAACCAAGGTCGAGGACATGAGCGAGCAGCACACCGAGATCCTGGGGATGGCGGGAGCTGCCGCCCGTGCCGAGGAGGAGATCGCTCCGTCAGGGCTGGTGGCGGTGGCCAGCGGTTACGGCCTGGTCAAGCTGTTCCGCTCGCTGGGCGCGCGCATCGTCTCGGGTGGGCAGACTGCCAACCCCAGCGTGCAGGACATCGTGGACGCGGTGAAGTCGGTCAGCGCCGAGAAGGTCGTGATCCTGCCCAACAACAAGAACGTCCTGATGGCCGCCGAGAAGGCCATGGAACTGATGGACGGGCGCGCCGTGGTCATTCCCACCCGCACCCTGGGACAGGGCATCGGCGCGGCGCTGGCCTTCAGCCCCGAGACGCCGGCCGAGGACCTGCGGGAGGTCATGGAGGGTGCCTCGCAGGCCGTCACCACCTTCGAGGTCACCCGGGCCAGCCGCACCACCAGCATCACGACGAAAACTGGTGCGACGCTAGCCATTGCCGAAGGTGACGTCATCGGCCTGCAGGACGACGAACTGGTTCAGGCCGGCGGCAGTCCCGAAGACAGCGTGCTGGCCATGCTCAACCAGGGCTATAACGGCCAGGAGATCGTGACCATCTTTGGCGGTCCACAGAAGACCCAGGAGGACCTGGAGGCCCTCACGGCACGCATTCAGGAAGCCTTCCCGATGGTCGAGGTCGAGGCCCATGCCGGCGGCCCGGACCTGTACGACTATCTGGTGACCCTGGAGTAA
- a CDS encoding Asp23/Gls24 family envelope stress response protein, with product MSGSIQITEAALASLIGLTAHEIPGVVGMAPANLKEGLSRVLGRANASDGVVIGKDNGRFTADLYIVAAYGVSIPTVARNITDRVEHVVRSQAGIELAATRVHAVGVQRV from the coding sequence GTGAGTGGCTCTATACAGATTACAGAGGCAGCTCTGGCCTCCCTGATTGGCCTGACGGCCCATGAGATTCCGGGCGTGGTCGGTATGGCTCCGGCGAACCTGAAAGAGGGGCTTTCGCGCGTGCTGGGCCGCGCCAACGCCAGTGACGGCGTGGTGATCGGCAAGGACAACGGGAGGTTCACGGCGGACCTCTATATCGTCGCGGCCTACGGGGTCAGCATTCCGACGGTGGCGCGCAACATCACCGACCGCGTCGAGCACGTGGTACGCAGTCAGGCCGGCATCGAACTGGCCGCGACGCGTGTCCACGCGGTGGGGGTTCAGCGTGTCTGA
- a CDS encoding M17 family metallopeptidase: protein MQLHAGTELHGDVEHSELSVVFSGEAFSERLTRGLKPGEVRLVARTAQGDEALALPPTDATEARELGAAIAKLAGELKATAVRVAATDQAQALASAALAAGWQDARFKGDDAEKAQIPTLQMTGLSAEAQAAVEALGAGLTLTRELVSAPANVINPQTLAREARRLEAFGLDVDVWDGSEIEARGMGLLAAVAAGSVTGPRLIRVTLPARGDVTRVVALVGKGITFDTGGYSIKTTQGMYGMKNDMGGAAAVLGAMRALAGLKDRVPQGVEVRAYVAAAENMVGPQAMRPGDVYRAANGKTVEIVSTDAEGRLVLGDALAVACDEGATELVDVATLTGVKISALGNDIAAVFASDRDLADRLRAAAQEAGEHIWELPLHAPYLKSYQKNTVADLKNSDLNPAGASIKAALFLSQFVTRPWAHLDIAGNAEKEGVATGWGVGTLVEYVLGQPQ from the coding sequence ATGCAACTTCATGCTGGAACGGAGCTTCACGGCGACGTGGAGCACTCAGAACTGTCAGTGGTGTTTTCAGGCGAGGCGTTTTCCGAGCGTCTGACCCGGGGCCTGAAGCCCGGTGAGGTGCGGCTGGTCGCGCGGACGGCCCAGGGAGACGAAGCCCTGGCGCTGCCCCCGACGGACGCCACGGAGGCGCGCGAACTGGGCGCTGCCATTGCCAAACTGGCCGGGGAGCTCAAGGCCACAGCCGTCCGGGTCGCGGCCACGGATCAGGCCCAGGCTCTGGCGAGCGCCGCGCTGGCGGCTGGCTGGCAGGACGCCCGCTTCAAGGGCGATGACGCGGAGAAGGCTCAAATCCCCACCCTTCAGATGACCGGCCTGAGTGCAGAGGCTCAGGCGGCGGTCGAGGCCCTGGGCGCGGGCCTCACCCTGACCCGGGAACTGGTCAGTGCGCCGGCCAACGTCATCAACCCGCAGACCCTGGCGCGTGAGGCCCGTCGCCTGGAAGCGTTCGGGCTCGACGTGGACGTCTGGGACGGTTCAGAAATAGAGGCGCGCGGCATGGGACTGCTGGCGGCCGTGGCAGCGGGCAGCGTGACCGGCCCCCGGCTGATCCGTGTGACCCTGCCGGCGCGTGGAGACGTGACCCGCGTCGTGGCACTGGTGGGCAAGGGCATCACCTTCGACACGGGCGGCTACTCCATCAAGACCACCCAGGGCATGTACGGCATGAAAAACGATATGGGCGGCGCCGCGGCGGTGCTGGGGGCCATGCGGGCCCTGGCCGGCCTGAAAGACCGCGTGCCTCAGGGCGTGGAGGTGCGCGCCTATGTGGCGGCGGCCGAGAACATGGTCGGCCCCCAGGCCATGCGCCCGGGCGACGTCTACCGCGCGGCCAACGGCAAGACCGTGGAGATCGTGAGCACCGACGCAGAAGGCCGTCTGGTGCTGGGTGACGCGCTGGCCGTGGCCTGCGACGAGGGCGCCACCGAACTGGTGGACGTGGCCACCCTGACCGGCGTGAAGATCAGTGCGCTGGGCAATGACATTGCCGCAGTGTTTGCCAGTGACCGCGACCTGGCCGACCGCCTGCGCGCCGCTGCGCAGGAGGCCGGCGAGCACATCTGGGAACTGCCCCTGCATGCGCCCTACCTGAAGTCCTACCAAAAAAACACCGTGGCCGACCTGAAAAACAGCGACTTGAACCCGGCCGGCGCGAGCATCAAGGCGGCGCTGTTTCTCTCGCAGTTCGTCACGCGGCCCTGGGCTCACCTGGACATCGCCGGAAACGCGGAAAAGGAAGGTGTGGCGACGGGCTGGGGCGTGGGTACCCTGGTCGAATATGTGCTGGGCCAGCCTCAGTAA
- a CDS encoding DUF4032 domain-containing protein — MQVHDQARHEVERARHLSDLRDLLALVRRQPNELLPFDWVRHLCPESERALGVQTILVEDIIGSVDRYREFDRHYLPKEPHLDERWIGVRAAQLQGRELPPIQVYKVGDKYFVKDGNHRTSVARRQGQKYIDADVIELSVAFAPDQNDTLRDLIIKGEYARFLKNTGLPQLVPHHRSICFTTPGRYEKLLEHIRTRQYFMDRKPERAGMPPVTWEEAVESWYRRLYLRVVENLEAHDVMRRFPGRTEADLYLWIMDHRYFLSQKGGHDVGSEEATMDFSARHAPPVYKRVGQRVRMLLRGQLEPAM, encoded by the coding sequence ATGCAAGTCCACGATCAGGCCCGACATGAAGTTGAACGCGCACGTCACCTCAGTGACCTGCGGGATCTGCTGGCCCTTGTGCGTCGCCAGCCCAACGAACTGCTTCCCTTCGACTGGGTACGCCACCTGTGCCCGGAAAGCGAGCGCGCCCTGGGCGTGCAGACCATTCTGGTCGAGGACATCATCGGGTCGGTGGACCGCTACCGCGAGTTCGACCGGCATTACCTGCCCAAGGAGCCTCACCTCGACGAGCGCTGGATCGGCGTTCGGGCCGCGCAGCTTCAAGGTCGGGAACTCCCGCCCATTCAGGTCTACAAGGTGGGCGACAAGTACTTCGTCAAGGACGGCAACCACCGCACCAGCGTGGCGCGGCGGCAGGGACAGAAATATATTGATGCGGACGTGATCGAACTCAGCGTGGCCTTCGCCCCCGACCAGAACGACACCCTGCGCGACCTGATCATCAAGGGCGAGTACGCCCGGTTTCTGAAAAACACGGGGTTACCGCAGCTTGTTCCCCACCACCGGTCGATCTGCTTTACCACTCCTGGCCGCTACGAAAAGCTGCTGGAGCATATCCGCACCCGCCAGTACTTCATGGACCGCAAGCCAGAGCGCGCCGGAATGCCGCCGGTCACCTGGGAAGAAGCGGTGGAAAGCTGGTACCGGCGGCTGTACCTGCGGGTGGTCGAGAACCTGGAAGCCCACGACGTCATGCGGCGTTTCCCCGGGCGCACCGAGGCTGACCTGTACCTGTGGATCATGGACCACCGCTACTTCCTGAGCCAGAAAGGCGGCCATGACGTGGGCAGTGAGGAAGCCACCATGGATTTCAGCGCGCGCCACGCGCCGCCGGTTTACAAGCGGGTGGGTCAGCGGGTCAGGATGCTGCTGCGCGGACAGTTGGAGCCAGCCATGTAA
- a CDS encoding sulfite oxidase-like oxidoreductase — protein MLGKFFKKPENDMGGRIPPGQTLTTRFPVLTYGPTQHFPASEAQVRIFGLASERTFSWEDLLALPQTTLTYDIHCVTHWSKLDTTWTGVRVTDLLALLDLQPGASHVMVHSAGGYTTNLSLEDFARPENLLAHTFDGQPLEPEHGGPLRLVVPHLFFWKSAKWLSGLEFMDSDRPGFWERNGYHMRGDPFQEQRYDDD, from the coding sequence ATGCTTGGCAAATTCTTTAAAAAGCCCGAAAACGACATGGGCGGCCGGATTCCGCCCGGGCAGACCCTGACCACGCGTTTCCCGGTGCTGACCTATGGCCCGACGCAGCACTTCCCGGCGTCAGAAGCCCAGGTCCGGATCTTTGGGCTGGCCAGCGAACGCACCTTCAGCTGGGAGGACCTGCTGGCCCTGCCCCAGACGACCCTGACCTATGACATCCACTGCGTTACCCACTGGAGCAAGCTGGACACGACCTGGACCGGCGTGCGTGTCACCGACCTGCTTGCTCTGCTGGACCTGCAGCCCGGGGCCAGCCATGTGATGGTCCACAGCGCAGGAGGCTACACCACCAACCTGTCCCTAGAGGACTTTGCGCGGCCGGAAAACCTGCTGGCCCACACCTTCGACGGTCAGCCGCTGGAACCCGAGCATGGCGGCCCTCTGAGGCTGGTGGTGCCGCACCTGTTTTTCTGGAAAAGTGCCAAGTGGCTTTCGGGGCTGGAATTCATGGACAGCGACCGTCCGGGTTTCTGGGAGCGCAACGGCTACCACATGCGCGGCGATCCCTTTCAGGAGCAGCGCTACGACGATGACTGA
- a CDS encoding mismatch-specific DNA-glycosylase: MTDPLFEVPVPDLTGSGEYLVPDVLQEGLALVLVGTAPSRISARAQAYYANPENKFWRTLHEVGLTPRQLAPQEYRLLPTFGIGLTDVAKRHSGVDAALPGEAWAPHELRAKIRRYSPQLVAFTSKRGASETLGVPTGKLPYGPQVQPLEDAEVWVLPSTSPLGHNHFQLAPWQALGQRFHELRG, translated from the coding sequence ATGACTGACCCGCTGTTCGAGGTGCCTGTCCCTGACCTGACCGGCAGTGGCGAGTATCTGGTCCCGGACGTGTTGCAAGAAGGCCTGGCGCTGGTGCTGGTGGGTACCGCCCCCAGCCGCATCAGTGCCCGGGCGCAGGCCTACTACGCCAATCCTGAGAACAAGTTCTGGCGCACTCTGCACGAGGTAGGGCTGACGCCCCGGCAACTTGCACCTCAGGAATACAGGCTGCTCCCGACCTTCGGCATCGGGCTGACTGACGTGGCCAAGCGGCACAGTGGCGTGGACGCTGCGCTGCCCGGTGAGGCCTGGGCCCCCCATGAACTGCGTGCCAAGATCCGCCGTTACAGCCCGCAGCTCGTGGCCTTTACCAGCAAGCGTGGTGCGTCTGAAACGCTGGGAGTCCCGACGGGGAAGCTGCCCTACGGCCCCCAGGTCCAGCCACTGGAAGACGCCGAGGTCTGGGTGCTGCCCAGTACCAGTCCGCTGGGCCACAACCATTTTCAGCTCGCTCCGTGGCAGGCCCTGGGCCAGCGCTTTCACGAGCTCCGGGGCTGA
- a CDS encoding permease prefix domain 1-containing protein: MPDSSPELRRYLARATRGLWGKRREEVYAELEEHVLERADHLMVFGVPQQEALSRALSELGPPGRLSAGMNQVYLMPKLIQMSALSALTAVLVSLSLSLLAEGNAQVAIANLPMPPSCAVSSKGMKSNAMTEIVSQKGNVYCYRFRNAKPMTYLDLNSLEQTLKPMGVTVSREGKQTLLKFPGATGTAQLKANTVRGNDRYARLEELPYHFSGTGLPVTLTGWTNPTVQVGETKFKLGTPGSSVPGSLIYQNVMLDIGRDLKITGKGVTLSARAWRDSSSARYFTHTVQVDAPEGTVVGIFSRDERGSALIDEAPVDGKGQVQLFSSREKLRYVTDPGKLTPYLSSGQGQALLVRLTGLIVAPSEKQNDKYTVIQPKTATSSGVR, translated from the coding sequence ATGCCTGATTCCTCGCCAGAACTCCGCCGTTACCTCGCCCGCGCCACGCGGGGGCTATGGGGCAAGCGCCGTGAAGAAGTGTATGCAGAACTTGAAGAACACGTCCTGGAACGTGCCGATCACCTGATGGTCTTCGGCGTTCCTCAACAAGAAGCCCTCTCACGTGCTCTGAGTGAACTCGGCCCCCCGGGGCGCCTGAGCGCAGGAATGAACCAGGTGTATCTGATGCCGAAACTGATCCAGATGTCCGCCCTGTCCGCCCTGACCGCTGTGCTGGTTTCGCTGAGCCTCAGCCTCTTAGCGGAGGGGAATGCCCAGGTCGCGATTGCCAATCTGCCCATGCCGCCCAGCTGCGCCGTATCCAGCAAGGGCATGAAAAGCAATGCGATGACTGAGATCGTCAGTCAGAAAGGCAACGTGTACTGCTACCGGTTCCGTAACGCGAAACCGATGACGTACCTCGACCTGAATAGTCTTGAGCAGACCCTCAAACCCATGGGCGTCACGGTGAGCCGTGAGGGCAAGCAAACGCTCCTGAAGTTCCCAGGGGCGACCGGCACGGCCCAGCTCAAGGCGAATACCGTCCGCGGGAATGACCGCTATGCCAGGCTCGAAGAACTCCCGTACCATTTCTCTGGCACCGGGCTGCCGGTGACCCTGACTGGCTGGACCAACCCGACCGTGCAGGTCGGAGAAACGAAATTTAAGCTGGGCACACCCGGCTCAAGTGTTCCGGGTTCCCTGATCTACCAGAACGTCATGCTCGACATCGGCCGGGATCTGAAGATCACGGGGAAGGGCGTCACCTTGTCTGCTCGCGCCTGGAGGGATTCGTCGAGCGCCCGTTACTTTACCCATACAGTACAGGTAGATGCCCCTGAGGGCACGGTCGTCGGCATCTTCTCCCGGGATGAGCGGGGTAGTGCCCTGATCGATGAAGCACCGGTGGACGGTAAAGGGCAAGTCCAGCTGTTTTCTTCACGGGAGAAACTGCGGTACGTGACGGACCCGGGCAAACTCACGCCGTACCTTTCCAGCGGTCAGGGACAGGCTCTTCTGGTGCGCCTGACTGGACTGATCGTTGCTCCGAGCGAGAAGCAGAATGACAAGTACACTGTGATCCAGCCAAAAACGGCCACCAGTAGCGGCGTCCGGTAA
- a CDS encoding PadR family transcriptional regulator, protein MNPDQLRGNLDLILLSVLERDALYGFRIIQEVKARSDGYFDFKEGSLYPALHRLTVEGLLTTEEREVGRNGKPRKYYLLSARGREALERKRAEWQAFKGALDRLA, encoded by the coding sequence ATGAACCCAGACCAGCTCCGCGGCAACCTCGACCTGATTCTGCTCAGCGTGCTTGAACGCGACGCTCTGTACGGCTTCCGCATCATTCAGGAAGTCAAGGCCCGGTCGGACGGGTATTTCGACTTCAAGGAAGGCAGCCTCTACCCGGCCCTGCACCGCCTGACCGTCGAGGGCCTGCTGACCACCGAGGAGCGTGAGGTCGGTCGCAACGGTAAACCCCGCAAGTATTACCTGCTCAGTGCGCGGGGCCGCGAAGCCCTGGAGCGCAAGCGGGCAGAGTGGCAGGCCTTCAAGGGCGCCCTTGACCGGCTGGCCTGA